Genomic window (Oryzihumus leptocrescens):
CGCCCGGGCATGTCGTTCTACGTGCGCGACGCGATCTACGCCAACGCCGAGCGGGCCGCCGCGCAGGGGCCGCCGCAGGGTTAGGCCGTCGCGGGGGTGCTCTGGCCTAGGCTCACCGTGTGAGCCAGCCAGAGCACTCCCCACCGGCGGGCCTCGCCGGCGACGTGCGCGGCGTGCTCGCCATCACCGCGTTCCGCCGGCTCTGGTCCACCTTCGCGCTGTCCAGCTTCGGGGACTGGCTGGGCATCCTGGCCACGACGTCCCTGGCCGGCACCCTGGCCACCAGCCCGGCCGCGGAGTACCTCGCGGTCTCGGGAATCTTCATCCTGCGGCTCGCGCCGGCCATCGTCTTCGGGCCGCTGGCCGGGGCCCTGGCCGACCGGTTCAACCGCCGGACCGTGATGATCGTCGGCGACGGGCTGCGGTTCCTGCTGATCTGCACCATCCCGCTCGTCGGGACGCTTTGGTGGCTCTACGTCGCGACGCTGCTCATCGAGTGCGTCGGCCTGTTCTGGGCGCCCGCCAAGGAGGCGGCGATGCCCAACTTCGTGCCCCGCGACAAGCTCGAGACCGCCAACCAGCTCAGCCTCGTCGCCGACTACGGCACCGCCCCCGTCGCCGCGCTGCTGTTCTCCGGCCTGGCCCTGGTCAACACCCCGCTGCACGCGGTCATGCCGGGGCTCGACGCCTCCGG
Coding sequences:
- a CDS encoding MFS transporter, whose translation is MSQPEHSPPAGLAGDVRGVLAITAFRRLWSTFALSSFGDWLGILATTSLAGTLATSPAAEYLAVSGIFILRLAPAIVFGPLAGALADRFNRRTVMIVGDGLRFLLICTIPLVGTLWWLYVATLLIECVGLFWAPAKEAAMPNFVPRDKLETANQLSLVADYGTAPVAALLFSGLALVNTPLHAVMPGLDASGDYLALWVDALTFLVSAVVVWTITFPPVAHEVSARAETLWRTIVDG